In Saimiri boliviensis isolate mSaiBol1 chromosome 12, mSaiBol1.pri, whole genome shotgun sequence, one genomic interval encodes:
- the IFIT5 gene encoding interferon-induced protein with tetratricopeptide repeats 5 yields the protein MSEIPKDTLKAILLELECHFTWNLLKEDIDLFEVEDTIGQQLEFLTTKSRLALYNLLAYVKHLKGQNKDALECLKQAEEIIQREHSDEEEVRSLVTWGNYAWVCYHMDQLEEVQKYTGKIGNVCKKLSSPSVYKLECPEIDCEKGWALLKFGGKYYQKAKAAFEKALEVEPDNPEFNIGYAITVYRLDDSDREGSVKSFSLGPLRKAVTLNPDDSYIKVFLALKLQDVHAEAEGEKYIEEILDQISSQPYVLRYAAKFYRRKNSWDKALELLKKALEVTPTSSFLHHQMGLCYRAQMIQIKKATRNRPKGKDKLKVDELITSAIFHFKAAMEQDSMFAFAYTDLANMYAEGGQYSNAEDIFQKALHLENITDDHKHQIHYHYGRFQEFHRKSENTAIHHYLEALKVKDRSPLRTKLTSALKKLATKRLCHNALDVQSLSALGFVYKLEGEKRQAAEYYEKAQKIDPENAEFLTALCELQLSI from the exons ATGAG TGAAATTCCTAAGGACACCTTGAAGGCCATTCTGTTGGAATTAGAATGTCATTTTACATGGAATTTACTTAAGGAAGACATTGATCTGTTTGAAGTGGAAGATACAATTGGGCAACAGCTTGAATTTCTTACCACAAAATCTAGACTTGCACTTTATAACCTATTGGCCTATGTGAAACACCTAAAAGGCCAAAATAAAGACGCCTTGGAGTGCTTgaaacaagcagaagaaataatccaGCGAGAACACTCAGACGAAGAAGAAGTACGAAGCTTGGTCACTTGGGGAAACTATGCCTGGGTGTGTTATCACATGGACCAGCTTGAAGAAGTTCAGAAGTATACAGGTAAGATAGGGAATGTCTGCAAGAAACTGTCCAGTCCGTCTGTCTACAAGTTGGAGTGTCCTGAGATTGACTGTGAGAAAGGGTGGGCACTCTTGAAATTTGGAGGAAAGTATTATCAAAAGGCTAAAGCAGCTTTTGAGAAGGCTCTGGAAGTAGAACCTGACAATCCAGAATTTAACATCGGCTATGCTATCACCGTGTATCGGCTGGATGATTCTGACAGAGAAGGGTCTGTAAAGAGCTTTTCTCTGGGGCCTTTGAGAAAGGCTGTTACCCTGAACCCAGATGACAGCTACATTAAGGTTTTTCTTGCACTGAAGCTTCAAGATGTACATGCAGAAGCTGAAGGGGAAAAGTATATTGAAGAAATCCTGGACCAGATATCATCCCAGCCTTATGTCCTTCGTTATGCAGCCAAATTCTACAGGAGAAAAAATTCCTGGGACAAAGCTCTCGAACTTTTAAAAAAGGCCTTGGAGGTGACACCAACTTCTTCTTTCCTGCATCACCAGATGGGACTTTGCTACAGAGCACAAATGATCCAAATCAAGAAGGCCACGCGCAACAGACCTAAAGGAAAGGATAAGCTGAAGGTTGATGAGCTGATTACATCTGCTATATTTCATTTCAAAGCAGCCATGGAACAAGACTCTATGTTTGCATTTGCCTACacagacctggccaacatgtatgCTGAAGGAGGCCAGTATAGCAATGCTGAGGACATTTTCCAGAAAGCCCTTCATCTGGAGAACATAACGGATGATCACAAACATCAGATCCACTACCACTATGGCCGCTTTCAGGAATTTCACCGTAAATCAGAAAATACTGCTATCCATCATTATTTAGAAGCCTTAAAGGTCAAAGACAGATCACCCCTTCGCACCAAACTAACAAGTGCACTGAAGAAATTGGCTACTAAGAGACTTTGTCACAATGCTTTAGATGTGCAGAGTTTAAGTGCCCTAGGGTTTGTTTATAAACTTGAAGGAGAAAAGAGGCAAGCTGCTGAGTACTATGAGAAGGCGCAAAAGATAGATCCAGAAAATGCAGAATTCCTTACTGCTCTCTGTGAGCTCCAACTTTCCATTTAA